The genome window GCACTATTGGCATCTCCATTTGCATCTGTAAAGAAAAAGCTCGCAGCCAGCCGCGACTGCTGATCATAATTTCGTGCCACCGTGCGAGCAATCGTCGTCTTTCCAGTGCCTACCATTCCACTCAACCAGAAAATACCCTCGTTATGGTCCGCATCAATCCACTCTGCTATGTCCTTTAACAGATCCACGCGGGTGCCTTCAAGGCAGAATGAGTCGTGCTCCCTTTCCCGGGAGTTGAAGCAAGCACTTCTTGCGAAATGTAAAGTCGAGAATATTTGGACACCTCCTGTCTGGCCTCAGCCCGCTGTCCTGGTAGTTGGACATCAAATGTACTCACCGGTACCCATATAGACCTTCTCTCCCGATACGCTGCCGAAGTTGTACTGCTTTCCGGTTCCAGCATAGAACTGGCCTGAAAGGGCCGGTCCGATAATTGCTTCCCCTCCCATAGTCCCGAACGGTACGAGATGCTTAAGGGAAATAGTGAGCACACCTAATGTCCGGGCGGAGATAATGAGGCAGTTTTGTAAGCGCCAGGCTAGTAGATGTCTACCCCTCAGCAAGTGCATTTAGTCTGGCCAATAACCGCCCGATTTCTAGCGCCTGGACGCTGATCCCGGACACCTGTTCTGCGAGCCTTGTCTGCTCATCAGAAATGACTTTCTTACGAACAAGGGACATTGTTGTGACCGCTGCGAGAAAAGTGCCCTCTGTCCGTTGTTGCCTGCCGTCGAGCAATATCAGCCCAATGGCTCTGTCACGAGACTACACAGTCGGTATTTTCTGCCCACTTGAGGTCGAAATATGTGCCATCCACTACATGCTAGATGAGGTGCACAAGCAAACACAATCCCGAACGACTCGATATGTGCTGGGTAACCTCAGCGGGCACAATGTGGTAATCGCCACACTGCCGTACACATTTCGGGGCAAGATCTCCACAGCGACCGCTGTCAGTCAGCTGAAGCAAGAGTTTCCTAACATCTCATATCTCCTGCTCGTCGGCATTGGCGGTGGTATACCCACTCAGGGTGTCGATGTCCGGCTAGGAGATGTAGTTGTCAGCACCCCTACAGGAACAAATCCTGGAGTGGTCCAATACGACTTGGGCACAGCATATCAGGATAGGTTTGTGCGAGCCGAGCAGCATCTGCTACCTCCTCCGCTCGAATGGCTACACGCTATCTCTAGAATGAAGGTTGCACATCGAATGGAAGGTGACAATGTTGATCAGTACATCAAAGAGCTACATACACGCTGTGCGCATCAAGCTTTTGTTCGCCCATCATTTGATACAGATACCCTTTTTGAGCCCACATATGATCATGTCGAAGGTGAATCTACCTGCGATCAATGTAGTCGAGACAGGGTTACTCAGAGACCACCACGCTCTGATCCAACCAAGCCAGTCATACATTACGGACTCATCCTCTCCGGTGACTCAGTGATAAAAGACGCGGCAACCAGAGACCAGATCGCCAGCGATGAAGGTGGAGCCATCTGTTTCGAAATGGAAGCTGCAGCCATGATGAATGATTTTCCCTGTCTGGTTATCCGAGGAATATGCGATTACGCCGATTCCCACAAGAACGATGTATGGCATGAAtatgccgctgccgctgccgctgctgtaGCTAAGGAAATTCTTCGGTTTATTGAGCCTAGTGAGTCAATTGTTGCCGGAGTTTATTGCGTGTCAACTGGTAACCTTTCCAATGCAGCGGTTCCTCGAATCGAAGATGATCACAACTCTTCATCTGCAGGTGCTGTGTCCCCGAATGGAGCAATCACAGGCACCTTTTATGCGCAGAATGGCACTATTACCAACATTCAGACCATGACAGCAGCCGGGAATATCTATTTCGGATGAATCTACCCGCTTATTCGGCATCGCTACCGAGTAGTCAATATCAGCCACCATTCCATGGTTCCCAGTCCATTATAGTTGCATCCCACGCATCTAGATTTCAGGGTCAGAGTTAACCAGATACGGTGACATCATACTCACATTCCAGCTCCCAACGACAACCCTCAATTCTGCACATCACCTACACATCCACCTTAAAACACGTCCAATTGACTCAATTATTCCATTGGCTCTCAATCGCAACTCACCTTCTCACATCCGCCCAACATGCCCCAACaatcccctccatccaccGTGATATTCTGGCACCGCACCGACCTCCGCCTACACGACAACCCAGCCCTGCAAGCCGCGctctccctcaacccatcGACATTCATCCCAATCTTCACCTGGGACCCGCACTACGCATACCGGGTCCGCGTAGGTCCAAACCGATGGCGTTTCTTGCTGGAATGCCAGAGCGACCTGTCACAATCCTACCGCAAGCTGAAcccgaagcagaagctgtGGGTAGTACGTGAAGCACCTCAAACAGTATTCCCCAAGTTATTCAAAGCATGGGGTGCGACACACCTCGTATTCGAAAGTGACACAGATGGGTATGCGCGGGAGCGCGATGAGACAGTTATAAAATTAGCGAAGGAGGCAGGAGTAGAGGTTATAGTGAAGTCCGGACGGACGTTGTTTGATTCGGACGAAGTGGTGAAACACAATAAAGGCGAGCCGACGATGAGTATTCATCAGGTCGAGAAGGCTGTTGAACAGATAAACAATGGAGTGCCGGATAGGCCTGTTGATGCACCGAAGAGTGTACCTGATCcgttgggggaggaggaaatgagGGCTATCTGTGGAGTTGAGCATGAGGTTCCAGATCAGGAAGATGATCTAAATGCTGCGCATCGAACTGAGCACAACGATAATCAATACAAGAACATAGCAGGTACCAACGGCGACTTCTCTATCCCTAAACTAGAGGAACTCTCCATCGATCCCAGCCAAgcaacaaccccccaccaCGGCGGCGAATCCATCGCCCTCGAGATGCTACGCACCTACCTCCAACAAAACGAAGACTTCGTCGCGACATTCGAAAAACCCAAGACATCCCCAGCGGCCTTTCATCTACAAGCGACAACCCTCCTCTCGCCGCATCTGCATTTCGGCTCCCTCTCCGTGCGCAAATTCTGGCACGACGTGCAGGATACCCTCCACGAGCGCGAATCAGCCCACAAGCCAACTTCAAACCTCCCTACTAATCTCCCGGGCCAGCTTCTCTTCCGAGAAATGTTCTTCGCTGCGCAAGCAGCTCTGGGACCCGTGTATGCGCAAGCACGCGGGAACAAGATCGCGCGGTTCATTCCGTGGCATTTACAATCTAATTACGATGAGGAGACGGGGTTAGTTGACAGGACGTATACGATCGATGATGAGCAAGCGGAGGTATGGTTCCGACGGTGGAAGGAAGGGCGGACGGGGTTTCCATGGATCGATGCATTAATGAGACAGCTGAAGTATGAGGGGTGGATTCATCATTTGGGACGACATAGTGTCGCATGTTTCCTGACCAGAGGGGGATGTTATGTGCATTGGGAGAGGGGGGCGGAGGTATTTGAGGAGTGGTTGGTTGATCGTATATCTCCCATCCTCTTTTCCCGTTCTGATTTTGATAGCTATGATACTAATAATAGAGTAATAGATGAAACAGCGTCTAATGTCGGAAACTGGTCGTGGCTGTCCTGCACGGCGTTCTTTACACAGTTTTATAGATGCTATTCACCGGTGGCGTTCGGGAAGAAGTGGGATCCAGAAGGGCTGTTCGTGAGACACTATGTTCCGGAGCTGGAACATTATGATAAGAAGTATATTTATGAGCCGTGGAAGGCGCCGGTAGAGGACCAGAAGAGGTGGGAGTGTCGGGTAactggggatgggatggtcgagaaggatgaagagactgGATCAAGAACGTACCCGGAGCCCATGTTCGACTTTGATGAGAGGAGACAGACGTGTATTGcccagatgaaggaggcgtACGGGGTGCATTtgatgggggatgatgagagggtgatggatgggtcGTGGAAGGAGGTGTTTAGGTATGAAATCAAGGAcgggagggtggtggatgagacGAATGGGATggcggatggggatggtggtgatcaTGAGGGAGGGCAGAAACGGGGGCGAGAAGTAGgggatgagggtggtgaacATGCAGATGGAGGACATActttgaagaagaaaaaatagacTACTGAGGGCTAGTTATCGAGATGTAAGATGGAAAGCAAAGAGGTGAATGACTTGGAGGCAACACCGTCTCATTCGTGAGCATTGGCTATACCCTCACTTCCCCAATCGGGAAGGGCAAGCGGATCTAGACAGTAACTCGTTTGAGGTTAATAAACTTGATTGGCCCTGAGCGCCCTCAAAACCCTCAAACCCGCGTAACCCACGAAGCAACGCATGCCATGACATAGGAAGGTCGTTGCCCCTTTTCTTACTTCCAAGGTGTCAGTTCCTTCTTATACATAACCTGCTGGCTCAAATAGGGCTCTATTCATACAGAATGAGTATACCTGAACAAACGGATTTGATCCTATACGTGTCGTGGAGGGGAGTGGCTAGATGGGGACAAGATGATGGAAGCATGGggtaatatatctataaccGTCTCCGTTTACATTTGTATTCCCTATCCAGAAACGAACCCTTATACATATCCTCCCACTcgctaccactaccaccactactatcACTATCACCCCGCCTCTTCACTCCCAGCCCCTGTCCCGTACCAACACCATGAACATGAGAAGGATAGAAATACACTCTCTCCTCATACCCCCTTCCACCTAACAAACTATAAGCACAAACATTAAACCCAATcgccctccctcccacagaaggaagaaaaaaagaacttACCTATAACCCCACCACCCATACTCGAAGTATCTCTATACCTGTATCTATGACCCAAAAGAAATAACAGATCGTGAATATGTAACCTTCTCCTCAGTCCCTCCCGCAGAAGCGCATGTTGATATCGTCGAAGGTGTAGTCTATTCTTTAGCTCGTGCGTTGCTTGTTCCTGcgttgggggtgggttttGTTGGCTTTTGTGGTGCTGTTGATGGGTATGCAGTGGTCTGTGATGGTTTGGACGTGTATGTGTGTACTGGTATTGATATTGATTTGGAAGTGGGCTGTAGTAATAAACTGGATGGGTAGTAATGGGACGTTGCTTCGGATGGTAAGTCGTTATTGGAATTTGCAGGCAGGATGTGGAGACGTtttgatggtggtagtattGAgggataaaatatattctctGTTCAtgggggtagtagtagtatgacGAGGATAACATGATAGAAGAATTCTGGATTATCAGAGAGTGGAAATATAGGGTGTACACTACTAAAGATGAGATCGGATATACTCCACATATTAATACCACTAATACTCAAAGTACTCCCTATTGCTACTCAATATATCTACACTATAAGGCTGACTCGATACTACGCAAGTCTTCAGCTTAGCTCACGCGTCATATTGGGTTCCAGCGCTAGATCTCCTCGCTTACAGCGCTCCAGACGTCTTATTGGGTCTTGCACAATGGGGTGCTACATGCCACGACACGGCGTGCGTCAGCTCCCACTAGCCAAGCGCCAGCGGCCGTTTCAGCGCCAAGGATCCACTTTGGATCTCAACATTGACCTACAGATTCCAATCTAGAATAGCTACAAGATATCTTCAATTAATTCTTTCACCCGCTGTCTCATGCTTTTCACTATTGCCATCCATCGAATCGTCTACTGTACATTATTCATAAGAAGATACGGCCCAGGCCGAACAATCCAACCAGGATTAAAAGTGCAAgatcgaagaagaatgagaacAAAAGATGGCTCTAAGAATAATACACACCACACTCCCACGGTATAGACAGAGATGGCGGTGACTGTGCAGCGACAATGTAATGAAGAGATGAAATTATCAACAGCTCTCACTCCAAGTCTATCGAGGTGGGTGCTGTGACATTGGCCCAGGCAATGGCCCGGCATTGGACCCCTGACTGTACACTCGGTGGTGGCCTGGCGTAGGGTGACCTCCCGGCACCGCCTCCACAAGCGTTCCAGGTCCCCCGGGTCGTGCTTGAAGGGGGTGCATCGACCCAACGGCCGCAGGTCCACTGGGCGCATAGCTCAGTCCTCCGCCAGGACTGGGCTGCAAGATTGCTGGGGGTGTGTAGGAGCGACCCATCGACATCGACTGCGGCCCCGGTCCAGGCAAGCCCGCTGCCCGGGAGACCGATGCCTGCGGGGGTGGAGTGTTGTGACCGTACGGCCCACTAGCTAATCCAAGCGTCTGGCGGTGCGCAGCTTGCTGATGAGCCCCACTGACCATGGTCTGCACGTGCTGCTGATATGACTGGTGCGCCGCATGTTGTTGCGCAGACAAATGGCTAGATCCAGGCGTGGCTGGCGCGGGCGAGGCGTACGATACCGTGCCTGGTGGCTGTCGCgatcccatccccagcagATTCGCAGGAGACTGTATCGGCGTCGGCGGACCTTGACGGGTACCATAAGCGAGGCTGCTGGTACGCTGGGTGGGTGAACCGATGCTCTGGCGATACATCTGGCTTTGTGCTGCCAGTTCGCGGGACGACGCAGTCGCCTGTGCGTGAGACACCGGTGAAGGAGCATATGCGGATCCATGATACGCTGGGCGCTGCGCAGTCACTGATGCGGGAGTTGGGacaggagatggagcggTGAGGTTCGGCAAGGAAGGATTAGATAAAGATTGGGTGGACGTATAGGGGGAGTAGGGTGGCTGAGAGGCAAGCGTGGTGGTAGGACGGCTACTCGATTGCGACGGAGCCTGCGGTGGTTGTGGGGGTGGCTGTCCGCGAGGGTCAAACCGGGCCATCCAATCGTTGTTCGCAGGCGCTGCGGAGCCTCCTGGAACAGAACTGTAAGACTGGTAGTCTGTGTAGGCGCGTGATGGCGGCAAATACTGGCTTGGAGGACCGTAGGCTGGGGCTCTCTGCTGAGATGACATAACAGTTTCCTCTTGACGTGGCGGTGGCTGTTGCGGGAGTGACTGCATCCCACCGTAGACAGGCCGAGAAGGTGACCCCGTATGCCCTGCGGGTGTCGAAGACGACGGGTCGCCAGCGAATCGTTTGCGCGGCTGGGGTTCTTCCGGCTCGTCATTCAAGATGCTCATGATGTTCGACCGCTTCGCCGGCACGCGAGGGGCCTCAGGCGGCTCCGCAGGAGGCGGTCCAGGTCGAGACAGCTCCTTGGGTGGCGACAAGATTGGGGTGGACTGAGGAATGCCAACATGCCCTGGCATTGCGAAATAAGGCCGCTGCGACATAGAATCACGTCGAACAGGCGATATCTCCGGCTCCGGCCGCTGCAGCGGTTGCGCCGGGGAGCTGGGCGTTTTCGTGAGGCTGTGCTGACGGGAGTGGGATCCTGTAGGCATCAAGGAAGGTTGATGTTGAGGTTGGAGATATGCCTGCTGCGAGCCTGGCAACGCCGATTGTGCCGGAAGCAATGGTGACCGGTGCACGTCCACGCTGGCGGGTCGGAACCCTTGGCCATGGAGAGGTTCCAGCCGCGCCATCTCGGATGCGGATACCGGAGTTTGTCGCACGGACATGGGGGCTTCCTGGGGCCGTGTGGCAGCTGTGTGCGACAGCACCGTTGCTGGGACTTCTCGTCGTTCTTCGGCAAAATACCCCATTCGGGGTCCCTGCATTCGCGATGGCAAAGGTGCCTGAGAGCTCATGACCCGAGCAGAATCCTCACTAAGCATGGGGCCGCTTGCCATTGGAGCACTAGCGGCTTGCGCAAGCGGTGGGTATCTAGAGACATTTCGCTCTTTCTCTTGGCCTGCGCGAGCCTGCAGAGGCGCCTGCTGGGGGGTTGAACTGGCGGGTTTGCCCTTGGATCCCAACCGGCTATCATCTGTATCCGGCGCGGTATCAGTGTGCGGGGCGAGAGGCCGAGGCATGATGATAGAAGATGGTGTAGCTTCATAACGCCGCTTAGAGGCGAAGTTAGGAACGGGCAATGGACCTGTAGGCTCACCACGAGCTTTCTTGCCCTCTGCATCGGCAACGATATCTTCGAAATCTTTCTGGCCCGAGTCAATGCGGCGCTGAAAGTAATTCTTAACCTACTTGAAAGTTAGTTGCTGATAGCCTAGATGATTCAGGAAGGTGTGGGCGTGAGCAAGGGGAAGAACATACCATGACTGTGGTTTTCGTCTTCATGAAGTTGGATATACCCTCAAAGTCACGACCAAAGTGCGCCAGCAGCAAAGGAAAATCGCGCTGTTCAGGCACCGACCAGTAACTCGTCGGCTGTAGAGACCCGTAGCCGCCTACCTCGGGCTGCCGGGCAGGTGCTGGAGCCTCCTGTTCAGTGGATTCGAAGACATACACGCCCTCCTTCGGACGTCCCCTACCAGACCTGGCGCGCGGTGGCACATCGTTTACCTCTCGCTCTTGCGGCTCCTTGGGCCGCACGATCGGGGCTTCAGTAGctccatccatggatggcTCCGTAGTCTCCACCTTTGGTGCAGGAGtgacggcagcggcagccaCTGGAACAGGCGTGCTCTGGAGAGATTGCTCCGAGGGGGTAGGTTGTGGtgtttgctgttgctgctgttgctgctgctgctgctgctgctgcaattgttgttgctgttgttgctgctgctgttgctgcgctTGCTGTTGGGCAGCCTTCCCTCGTCGGCCACCTCGCGTGCCTGTACCGCTTCGAGGTCCACGTCGACTGGGCTTCTCTGCTTGCTCACCATCCTTGGAGGCATTCCCACGGCGGCCGTTGTTGTCCGTATCGGCAGACGAGTCTCCGAACGTTGGGGCAGCGGCACGTCGAGGACGGCCCGTATCGGTGACTGGAGCGGGctcctcttcgccttcatAGTCCGGTTTGACAACACCCAGGTCAGCCATAAGCGCATTGGACTTGGGTCGAGCAGATCGCCGGGCACGCCCACGACGGCTCCACCGTTTGTTGAGTTTGGCCTTGTACTTGATCTCTTCTTTGGTCAAGTAGTAGTGAATGATACACTGCTGGAAGTCCCGTCCTGGAAGCGATTCTGCAATCTTGCCCCATTTCTTCGGATGTGCCATGAACGCGTCGGTAAAGATCTCGTGCTCTTCTTGGCTGAAATCATTCCGAGGTGGTAGGAACCCAAAGACATCCATGGCCTGATCTGGGTCAATGATGTTATTGGTGTCTTTGTAGATGCCTGCCTTCACCTCTGGGGGCTCAAGCATCTCAGGAATCACAGCCTCGCGGGCGAGGTCAGGCTGCGCAGTAGCCTTGTTGCCGCGACGCCTCTCCAGTTCTTCTTGGGCAGAAATCTCAGAGGCGCGCAGGGCATTTTGGAAGTCCAGTTCGCTATTGCCCTTGTACCGTCTTCCGCTTTCCACCGTAGGTGTAGGCGTCGCCGTGGCTGGGGCAGCAGGTGGTGTAGTGGGCCCGGGACTACCCGAAGTCTTTTCCTTCGCATGGTCCAACTCCCACACATTCAGCCTCCAAGGCTTGTAGTAGGAAAGGTAATCCAATCGCAACTCGGCATTCTTCCGCGCCACGTCCTTGCGACAtttcatgatgatgtcgcGGAAGGTGTCCTTCAGACGTTCATGAGTGGCCGCATTCTCCTGGTAAACCTCCAAGTCCGATAACGGTGTCGGTGGGCCAGAGTTCAAAAACGGCAGACTCTCGAGAGTAAGTGCATCGGCCGCAGGAACAGAATCCAAAATCACCTTTGCTGGTGGCTCGTGTTCTTCAGCCTTGCCATTCGGCTCACTTTCCATCTCGGGTGCCGATGGTTCCTCCTTGGCTATCTTGGTATCCTTAGCTAACACTGGAGGTGTGGATGCCTTTTCAGGGACCTGGTCATGGGCGATCATCCCCAAATACTGGATGCGCATAAGTAGCGCCACGATATTGGGGTCTTCCAATGGTGGGGGCGGCAGCTCGGCACGGAGAGCATTCATATCCTTTTCGAAAATCTGCTTCCGTTCTTCTAGATAGTCTTGTGTAAACACAACAttctcgtcctcttcttcatcgcttGAACGTCCAAAATCCGGTATGACGACGGTGCTCTGGTCCTTTGGTGTCTCTTTGGGTGCTTCCTTCAATGCTTCTTTAGGTTCTTCCTTCGGTGCCTCCTTAGGTGCCTCCTTAGGTGCCTCACTGGGCGCCTCACTGGGCGCCTCACTGGGCGCCTCCTTGGGCACTTCCTTTTCCGCAGGCTTCTCTTCGGCAGCTGGCGTTTTCGCGACAATTTCGGGCATATCCACGTCCATGGCCGACTCAAACGACACCGCGGGCTTTTGAGGCTTTGATTCTACCGGTTCATCTTCGCCGACAATCTCACCCGCCTCGAGTCCGTTGGCAGACTCATCGGCCTGGCTGTGCGACTCGAGCTTGTGATCTTCACTAAGTGACAGACTTCGCTCTTTTCCATCGATGGAATCGCGCTTTGATGATGGTGCAGCACTTGGACCAGAGGGTGCGCTGGGGAATCCCGCACGCACCCATTGTTTCATAGCTTTCGAAGAGCCACGAGAGATTGACGGGCGTTGCTGAAGCGCACGGGGTCCGGTAGGAATACTCGATGTAGGCATCCGAGGTGAAGTGTGCGGACCCGGGGAAGTGGCTGACCCTGCGGCCGATGGCCTCCGTCCAAGTTCTGGGGAGGTTATTGTGGGCCCTAGCTTTCTTGGAGACGGTGTTTCGTGAGCGCCTGGTGCATCTTTCTGGACCATCGCCGCGGGAGCAGTAGGAGGTGAGATATCTGTCGGTTTCGGCCCgccggctgctgctgggacaTGCGGCTTCGGGGGACGGGTAGCCGGCTCGGACTTCGGCGGGATATCAGGCGTTTCTTCACGGCGCGTATCATCACGTCGAACCCTTTGCTCCAGCGGCTGTTGGGGAGGACCTCGCTCCGCTTTGGGCGCGGTCGGTGGATGCATTGGGGCTTTTGGCGGAAGCTCATGCCGTTCCTTCTCCGATTTCGTAGCTGCGGTGGCTGTTGATGTCGAATCTACCGGGGGCTTCTCCAGTTTTTCGGATTTCTCGACCTTGCCAGGCTTCTCAAGCTTTTCTAGCTTCTCTGGCTTCTCCGGCTTGTCCTGCTTCTCCGGCTTCTCAGGCTTCTCAGGTTTCTCGGCTGAAATTTCGGGAAGGGGCGCGGTGACAGAACCGAATGCGGGCACCTGGGGAGCAGCGGGGGGCGGGGATCGTTTCACGGGAGGAGGAACCAAGTCCTTCGCTGGCTGCTCCGGGAGAGGCGCCGGTGGTTCGATGCGCTCGATGCGTTCAATACGGTCAATGCGGTCCATGCGTTGCGAATCCCGACGTGCCTCTCCTCCCGAGGGCTTACGAGGGGGCTCTGCGGGTGGATGGTCTGGAAGCCGTTCAGGCAGACCGGGAACCGGGAGGACAGTTGGCCCAGTCACCGACGACACTGTTGAGCTGCTCGGAATTCGATTCTCGGCGCGACTGGGAGGACGATCGCGCTTCCAATGGTCGCCGGGTCGGTCACGTTCATCCCGTTCAACCCGACGgtccacctcctcccgccgTTCGAACCTTTCCCGTCGTTCGAGCTCCCGTTCCCTGTCGCGCTCGCGCCGCTCAGGATCGCGATCACGATCGAGGATGACCCGGTCGCGGTCCCGATCACGATCACGGTCCCGCTCGCGATCTAAAATCCGGTCTCGTTCACGCTCCCGATCCCTTTCCCGGTCGCGGTCCCTctcgcgctcgcgctccCGGTCCCAGCGAGCGTCTCGTGACCGACTTCGACGTCTGAAGGAGTCTCGATCGTCCAGGTACGGCATTCGACCACGACCACGTCCCGAGTCCCATTCACCTCGGCCCCGTCCACGCATGGGCGGGCCACTGCGGGGGTGATGACCGCCACCGGACGGGACATCCGGCACTGCGGATGATACCGAGATCATGCTGTCTCGGGAGCCCCGTCGCATTCGAATCATGTC of Aspergillus luchuensis IFO 4308 DNA, chromosome 7, nearly complete sequence contains these proteins:
- a CDS encoding 5'-methylthioadenosine/S-adenosylhomocysteine nucleosidase family protein (COG:M;~EggNog:ENOG410PF7T;~InterPro:IPR000845,IPR035994;~PFAM:PF01048;~go_function: GO:0003824 - catalytic activity [Evidence IEA];~go_process: GO:0009116 - nucleoside metabolic process [Evidence IEA]); translated protein: MALSRDYTVGIFCPLEVEICAIHYMLDEVHKQTQSRTTRYVLGNLSGHNVVIATLPYTFRGKISTATAVSQLKQEFPNISYLLLVGIGGGIPTQGVDVRLGDVVVSTPTGTNPGVVQYDLGTAYQDRFVRAEQHLLPPPLEWLHAISRMKVAHRMEGDNVDQYIKELHTRCAHQAFVRPSFDTDTLFEPTYDHVEGESTCDQCSRDRVTQRPPRSDPTKPVIHYGLILSGDSVIKDAATRDQIASDEGGAICFEMEAAAMMNDFPCLVIRGICDYADSHKNDVWHEYAAAAAAAVAKEILRFIEPTVPRIEDDHNSSSAGAVSPNGAITGTFYAQNGTITNIQTMTAAGNIYFG
- a CDS encoding uncharacterized protein (COG:L,T;~EggNog:ENOG410PH7Z;~InterPro:IPR036155,IPR005101,IPR006050,IPR036134, IPR014729;~PFAM:PF03441,PF00875), whose product is MPQQSPPSTVIFWHRTDLRLHDNPALQAALSLNPSTFIPIFTWDPHYAYRVRVGPNRWRFLLECQSDLSQSYRKLNPKQKLWVVREAPQTVFPKLFKAWGATHLVFESDTDGYARERDETVIKLAKEAGVEVIVKSGRTLFDSDEVVKHNKGEPTMSIHQVEKAVEQINNGVPDRPVDAPKSVPDPLGEEEMRAICGVEHEVPDQEDDLNAAHRTEHNDNQYKNIAGTNGDFSIPKLEELSIDPSQATTPHHGGESIALEMLRTYLQQNEDFVATFEKPKTSPAAFHLQATTLLSPHLHFGSLSVRKFWHDVQDTLHERESAHKPTSNLPTNLPGQLLFREMFFAAQAALGPVYAQARGNKIARFIPWHLQSNYDEETGLVDRTYTIDDEQAEVWFRRWKEGRTGFPWIDALMRQLKYEGWIHHLGRHSVACFLTRGGCYVHWERGAEVFEEWLVDHETASNVGNWSWLSCTAFFTQFYRCYSPVAFGKKWDPEGLFVRHYVPELEHYDKKYIYEPWKAPVEDQKRWECRVTGDGMVEKDEETGSRTYPEPMFDFDERRQTCIAQMKEAYGVHLMGDDERVMDGSWKEVFRYEIKDGRVVDETNGMADGDGGDHEGGQKRGREVGDEGGEHADGGHTLKKKK
- a CDS encoding MYB DNA-binding domain protein (COG:K;~EggNog:ENOG410PNVQ;~InterPro:IPR001005,IPR009057,IPR017884;~PFAM:PF00249), encoding MSSRYPPLSGFNSRDRSPQRFGDRRPPVGPRGTDDANLPPLGREPPRGPKALIDPPRGAPFGGRGRGYPGRGDFRDRDRDVRDRDRDRDRDFRDIRDGPPPFRRDLDRDRDWGRRDRDFDPRESRIGFGRGRSRSPPPPRDFRDMREPLGRDADMIRMRRGSRDSMISVSSAVPDVPSGGGHHPRSGPPMRGRGRGEWDSGRGRGRMPYLDDRDSFRRRSRSRDARWDRERERERDRDRERDRERERDRILDRERDRDRDRDRDRVILDRDRDPERRERDRERELERRERFERREEVDRRVERDERDRPGDHWKRDRPPSRAENRIPSSSTVSSVTGPTVLPVPGLPERLPDHPPAEPPRKPSGGEARRDSQRMDRIDRIERIERIEPPAPLPEQPAKDLVPPPVKRSPPPAAPQVPAFGSVTAPLPEISAEKPEKPEKPEKQDKPEKPEKLEKLEKPGKVEKSEKLEKPPVDSTSTATAATKSEKERHELPPKAPMHPPTAPKAERGPPQQPLEQRVRRDDTRREETPDIPPKSEPATRPPKPHVPAAAGGPKPTDISPPTAPAAMVQKDAPGAHETPSPRKLGPTITSPELGRRPSAAGSATSPGPHTSPRMPTSSIPTGPRALQQRPSISRGSSKAMKQWVRAGFPSAPSGPSAAPSSKRDSIDGKERSLSLSEDHKLESHSQADESANGLEAGEIVGEDEPVESKPQKPAVSFESAMDVDMPEIVAKTPAAEEKPAEKEVPKEAPSEAPSEAPSEAPKEAPKEAPKEEPKEALKEAPKETPKDQSTVVIPDFGRSSDEEEDENVVFTQDYLEERKQIFEKDMNALRAELPPPPLEDPNIVALLMRIQYLGMIAHDQVPEKASTPPVLAKDTKIAKEEPSAPEMESEPNGKAEEHEPPAKVILDSVPAADALTLESLPFLNSGPPTPLSDLEVYQENAATHERLKDTFRDIIMKCRKDVARKNAELRLDYLSYYKPWRLNVWELDHAKEKTSGSPGPTTPPAAPATATPTPTVESGRRYKGNSELDFQNALRASEISAQEELERRRGNKATAQPDLAREAVIPEMLEPPEVKAGIYKDTNNIIDPDQAMDVFGFLPPRNDFSQEEHEIFTDAFMAHPKKWGKIAESLPGRDFQQCIIHYYLTKEEIKYKAKLNKRWSRRGRARRSARPKSNALMADLGVVKPDYEGEEEPAPVTDTGRPRRAAAPTFGDSSADTDNNGRRGNASKDGEQAEKPSRRGPRSGTGTRGGRRGKAAQQQAQQQQQQQQQQQLQQQQQQQQQQQQQTPQPTPSEQSLQSTPVPVAAAAVTPAPKVETTEPSMDGATEAPIVRPKEPQEREVNDVPPRARSGRGRPKEGVYVFESTEQEAPAPARQPEVGGYGSLQPTSYWSVPEQRDFPLLLAHFGRDFEGISNFMKTKTTVMVKNYFQRRIDSGQKDFEDIVADAEGKKARGEPTGPLPVPNFASKRRYEATPSSIIMPRPLAPHTDTAPDTDDSRLGSKGKPASSTPQQAPLQARAGQEKERNVSRYPPLAQAASAPMASGPMLSEDSARVMSSQAPLPSRMQGPRMGYFAEERREVPATVLSHTAATRPQEAPMSVRQTPVSASEMARLEPLHGQGFRPASVDVHRSPLLPAQSALPGSQQAYLQPQHQPSLMPTGSHSRQHSLTKTPSSPAQPLQRPEPEISPVRRDSMSQRPYFAMPGHVGIPQSTPILSPPKELSRPGPPPAEPPEAPRVPAKRSNIMSILNDEPEEPQPRKRFAGDPSSSTPAGHTGSPSRPVYGGMQSLPQQPPPRQEETVMSSQQRAPAYGPPSQYLPPSRAYTDYQSYSSVPGGSAAPANNDWMARFDPRGQPPPQPPQAPSQSSSRPTTTLASQPPYSPYTSTQSLSNPSLPNLTAPSPVPTPASVTAQRPAYHGSAYAPSPVSHAQATASSRELAAQSQMYRQSIGSPTQRTSSLAYGTRQGPPTPIQSPANLLGMGSRQPPGTVSYASPAPATPGSSHLSAQQHAAHQSYQQHVQTMVSGAHQQAAHRQTLGLASGPYGHNTPPPQASVSRAAGLPGPGPQSMSMGRSYTPPAILQPSPGGGLSYAPSGPAAVGSMHPLQARPGGPGTLVEAVPGGHPTPGHHRVYSQGSNAGPLPGPMSQHPPR